Proteins from a genomic interval of Anolis sagrei isolate rAnoSag1 chromosome 1, rAnoSag1.mat, whole genome shotgun sequence:
- the CCN6 gene encoding cellular communication network factor 6 isoform X2, with protein MQRLLIPAILIIASAQQLSCRVPSNRQQQGKPEGKVTVNLEVHQRREVCQWPCRCPRAPTCSPGVSLVKDGCGCCKMCAKQPGQTCNEAEVCDPHKGLYCDYSADKPRYERGVCAYMIAVGCEINGMHYINGQAFQPTPLYKCLCVNGAIGCTPVFITKSASNECATPKHRKKTGHSHFKCVSGQQKQQQSTGYRLMPAFRSIPLVLKKKCLVQATPWTPCSRTCGIGISDRVTNENRKCEMRKEKRLCYIQPCRANFSTTVKIPKGKTCQPTFQLPKAEKLAFSGCTSRQRYKPIFCGICLDKRCCIPNKSIMITVQFDCSKEGTFKWKMMWITSCVCQKTCHDPKDMFSELKLL; from the exons ATGCAGCGGCTTCTCATCCCCGCCATCCTTATAATTGCTTCTGCTCAACAG CTTTCTTGCAGGGTTCCAAGCAACAGACAGCAGCAGGGAAAGCCTGAAGGAAAAGTCACAGTTAACCTCGAGGTTCATCAACGCAGAGAAGTATGCCAGTGGCCCTGCAGATGCCCACGTGCACCGACCTGTAGCCCGGGAGTAAGCCTGGTAAAAGATGGCTGTGGATGCTGCAAGATGTGTGCCAAGCAGCCAGGGCAGACCTGTAATGAAGCTGAAGTCTGTGATCCTCACAAAGGGCTATACTGTGACTACTCGGCAGATAAGCCCCGCTATGAAAGAGGGGTGTGTGCAT ATATGATTGCTGTAGGCTGTGAGATCAATGGTATGCACTATATTAATGGCCAAGCCTTCCAGCCAACTCCACTGTATAAGTGTTTATGTGTAAATGGTGCAATTGGGTGTACCCCTGTATTCATCACAAAGTCAGCATCTAATGAATGCGCCACACCAAAGCACAGAAAGAAAACTGGACATTCGCACTTCAAATGTGTTTCAGGACAACAAAAGCAGCAGCAATCAACAGGTTACAGACTAATGCCTG CTTTCAGAAGCATACCACTTGTTTTGAAGAAGAAATGCCTAGTACAAGCAACTCCATGGACACCTTGTTCTCGAACCTGTGGGATAGGTATATCTGATCGAGTGACCAATGAAAACCGTAAATGTGAAATGAGGAAAGAGAAGAGACTGTGCTACATTCAACCATGCCGAGCAAATTTTTCAACAACTGTAAAG ATTCCTAAAGGAAAAACATGTCAGCCTACATTTCAGCTCCCCAAAGCAGAGAAACTAGCCTTTTCTGGATGCACAAGCAGACAAAGGTACAAGCCAATCTTTTGTGGAATTTGCCTGGACAAGAGATGCTGTATACCCAACAAGTCTATAATGATTACAGTACAATTTGACTGCTCCAAGGAAGGCACCTTTAAATGGAAGATGATGTGGATTACATCTTGCGTTTGTCAGAAGACATGCCATGACCCAAAAGATATGTTTTCTGAACTCAAACTTTTGTAG
- the CCN6 gene encoding cellular communication network factor 6 isoform X1, translating into MQRLLIPAILIIASAQQLSCRVPSNRQQQGKPEGKVTVNLEVHQRREVCQWPCRCPRAPTCSPGVSLVKDGCGCCKMCAKQPGQTCNEAEVCDPHKGLYCDYSADKPRYERGVCAYMIAVGCEINGMHYINGQAFQPTPLYKCLCVNGAIGCTPVFITKSASNECATPKHRKKTGHSHFKCVSGQQKQQQSTGYRLMPDLCQFLKFASCTEILKLLLTAQLSEAYHLF; encoded by the exons ATGCAGCGGCTTCTCATCCCCGCCATCCTTATAATTGCTTCTGCTCAACAG CTTTCTTGCAGGGTTCCAAGCAACAGACAGCAGCAGGGAAAGCCTGAAGGAAAAGTCACAGTTAACCTCGAGGTTCATCAACGCAGAGAAGTATGCCAGTGGCCCTGCAGATGCCCACGTGCACCGACCTGTAGCCCGGGAGTAAGCCTGGTAAAAGATGGCTGTGGATGCTGCAAGATGTGTGCCAAGCAGCCAGGGCAGACCTGTAATGAAGCTGAAGTCTGTGATCCTCACAAAGGGCTATACTGTGACTACTCGGCAGATAAGCCCCGCTATGAAAGAGGGGTGTGTGCAT ATATGATTGCTGTAGGCTGTGAGATCAATGGTATGCACTATATTAATGGCCAAGCCTTCCAGCCAACTCCACTGTATAAGTGTTTATGTGTAAATGGTGCAATTGGGTGTACCCCTGTATTCATCACAAAGTCAGCATCTAATGAATGCGCCACACCAAAGCACAGAAAGAAAACTGGACATTCGCACTTCAAATGTGTTTCAGGACAACAAAAGCAGCAGCAATCAACAGGTTACAGACTAATGCCTG atctgTGCCAGTTTTTAAAATTTGCTTCCTGCACTGAGATTTTAAAGCTGCTGCTTACTGCCCAG CTTTCAGAAGCATACCACTTGTTTTGA